TCCCCGACCCCGTCCCCGTCTGGCACGTGGGCACCGCGGCCCTCGACGCCGGCCGGCGCGCCCAGGCCGCCCTCCCCCCCACGGCCCTGCCCCTGGAGCGGATCCGGGTAATCGCCGCCGCCCTGGCCGCCGGGGACGAGCTGCGCCTGGAGCTCCACCCCGGGGCCGTCACCGCCGCCGGCCGGTCCCTGATCGCCGGCCTGGTCGACTGCCTCCCCCATCCCGGCCCGGCGCCGGACGGGACCGCGATCGCCGGCCGGCTGTGGGGCGGGCTCTCCCCCCGCGACCCGGCGCCCGGGCTGGTCGGGGTCGTCGACGTCGCGCTGGTCCTGCTGGCCGACCACGAGCTGGCCGCGTCGACGGTGGCGGCCAGGGTGGCCGCCTCGGTCCGGGCCGACCCGTACGCGGTGGTGTCGGCCGGGCTGGCCACGGTCAGCGGGACCCTGCACGGGGGGGCGTCGCTGGGGATCGAGGACCTCCTGGGCGAGATCGACCGGCCCGGCGACGCGGCCAGCGGGGTCGGGGCGCGCCTTCGCCGGGGCGAACGCCTGCGCGGCTTCGGTCACCGCCTCTACCCGGACGGCGACCCGCGCGCCCGGGTCCTGCTCGCCCACCTGCGGCGCGCCGCCGCCGGGTCGCCGCGGCTGGAGGTCGTGGAGGCGGTCCTGGACACCACCGGCCGCCGGGGCCTCCCCGCCCCCAACGTCGACTTCGCCCTCGCCGCCGTCGCCCACGTCACCGGCATGACCCGCGGCGCCGGCGAGGCCGTCTTCGCCGTCGCCCGCACCGCCGGCTGGATCGCCCACGCCCTCGAGGAGTACGACCGCAACACCCCCATCCGCCCCCGCGCCCGCTACACCGGCCCTGCCCCTGGGTCCTGACCCTGGGTGGTTGGCGGCCGACCCGGCGGGGGGAGGTGGGTCTTGACCCAGGTGGCGACCCTGAAGGGGTCGACCGGGTGGGTGGTGTCGACCTCCAGGACCGGGCCCAGGTGGAGGGGGCCGGCCCCGCCGGTGAGGGTTGCCTTGCTCTGGGGGGCGAGGAGGTGGTCGACGTGGCCGGGGTGGCGGGTCGGAGCCCTGGAGGCGAAGCGGCGCTCGACCTCGTCGGCGGGGCAGCGGCAGAAGACCTCGATCAGGCGGGCGTCGAGGGCCTGCAGCCGGGGGGCGGCCTCGGGGCCGAGGTTGGCGTCGAGGACGGCCGCCGGGAGGGCGCCCGCGACCGCGTACAGCACCTCCTAGCTGGCCTTGCCGAGCCGGCGCGACCAGGCGCGGTCGCCGGTGCCGAGGGCGTCGAACAACGCCTCCTTGATCAGGTCCTTTCCGATCAGGGGGAGACCGAGGCCGGCGGCCAGAGGGCCGGCCAGGGTGGTCTTGCCGGACGCCGGTGGGCCGGTGACCAGCACGAGGACGCCGGTCATGGGGCCGGCCGGGGCGGGGCTACTTGGCGCGGGCCAGGGCCGGGGTGGGGACCGGGAGGTGCGGGATCCGCAGGCGGCGGGACCGTGGGGTGGAGCGGGCGGGCTGGCCCTGGCGGCGGTGGCGGACGGCGCGGGCGACCACGACGGTGGCGACCAGAGCCCCGGCGGAGCCGGCGGCGGCCAGCAGGCGCGGGTCGGTGACGCCGGTGCGGCGGCGGCCGATGGCGATCAGGACGCGCTCCAGGGTGCCGTCGGCCGGGTCGACCTCG
Above is a window of Actinomycetota bacterium DNA encoding:
- a CDS encoding citrate/2-methylcitrate synthase; its protein translation is PDPVPVWHVGTAALDAGRRAQAALPPTALPLERIRVIAAALAAGDELRLELHPGAVTAAGRSLIAGLVDCLPHPGPAPDGTAIAGRLWGGLSPRDPAPGLVGVVDVALVLLADHELAASTVAARVAASVRADPYAVVSAGLATVSGTLHGGASLGIEDLLGEIDRPGDAASGVGARLRRGERLRGFGHRLYPDGDPRARVLLAHLRRAAAGSPRLEVVEAVLDTTGRRGLPAPNVDFALAAVAHVTGMTRGAGEAVFAVARTAGWIAHALEEYDRNTPIRPRARYTGPAPGS